One part of the Dioscorea cayenensis subsp. rotundata cultivar TDr96_F1 chromosome 2, TDr96_F1_v2_PseudoChromosome.rev07_lg8_w22 25.fasta, whole genome shotgun sequence genome encodes these proteins:
- the LOC120273514 gene encoding glycine-rich cell wall structural protein 1.8-like, whose protein sequence is MAKNKKLLILGFIVLLAIGLSSAARTLSETSIGVKQSGGCSCGGGVGGSGEGGGGGGGSGGGGGGGSGGGQGGGSGFGSGSGSGSGSGSGQGGGGGQGGGGGGGSGGGGGGGSGGGQGGGIGFGSGSGSGQGGGAGRGGGGGGGSGGGGGSGSGGGQGGGSGSGSGSGSGQGGGGGQGGGGGGGSGGGAGGGSGGGQGGGSGFGSGSGQGGGGGRGGGGGGGSGGGSGGGGGSGGGQGGGSGSGSGSGSGQGGGGGQGRGGGGGSGGGSGGGGGSGGGQGGGNGSGSGSGSGSGSGSGQGGGGGQGGGGGGGSGGGQGGGSGSGSGSGQGGGGGQGGGGGGSGGGGDGGGISVGLVSRSGYGSGGGGGHP, encoded by the exons ATGGCTAAGAACAAGAAGCTTTTGATTCTTGGCTTCATAGTTCTCCTAGCCATAGGTCTGTCATCTGCGGCGAGAACTTTGAGCGAGACGTCCATTGGAGTTAAACAAAGTGGTGGTTGTTCCTGTGGAGGTGGTGTCGGTGGTTCTGGAgaaggaggaggtggtggtggtggttccggtggaggaggtggaggtggtTCTGGTGGAGGACAAGGTGGTGGAAGTGGGTTTGGTTCTGGTTCTGGTTCTGGTTCTGGTTCTGGTTCTGGCCAAGGTGGTGGAGGGGGACAAGGAGGAGGTGGCGGTGGTGGTTCCggtggaggaggtggtggtggttcTGGTGGAGGACAAGGTGGtggaattgggtttggttcTGGTTCTGGTTCTGGCCAAGGTGGTGGAGCGGGACGAGGAGGAGGTGGCGGTGGTGGTTCCGGTGGCGGAGGTGGTAGTGGTTCTGGTGGAGGACAAGGTGGTGGAAGTGGGTCTGGTTCTGGTTCTGGTTCTGGCCAAGGTGGTGGAGGGGGACaaggtggaggtggtggtggtggctcTGGTGGCGGAGCTGGTGGTGGTTCCGGTGGAGGACAAGGTGGTGGAAGTGGGTTTGGGTCTGGTTCTGGTCAAGGTGGTggaggaggacgaggaggaggtgGCGGTGGTGGCTCCGGTGGaggaagtggtggtggtggtggttctGGTGGAGGACAAGGTGGTGGAAGTGGATCTGGGTCTGGGTCTGGTTCTGGTCAAGGTGGTGGAGGAGGACAAGGaagaggtggtggtggtggttccGGTGGaggaagtggtggtggtggtggttctGGTGGAGGACAAGGTGGTGGAAATGGATCTGGATCTGGGTCTGGGTCTGGGTCTGGTTCTGGTTCTGGTCAAGGTGGTGGAGGGGGAcaaggaggaggtggtggtggtggttctGGTGGAGGACAAGGTGGTGGAAGTGGATCCGGGTCTGGTTCTGGTCAAGGTGGTGGAGGAGGAcaaggaggtggtggtggtggttccg GTGGTGGAGGAGATGGCGGTGGAATTAGTGTTGGGCTTGTTTCGAGATCCGGATATGGGAGTGGCGGTGGAGGTGGACATCCTTAG